One Sphingopyxis macrogoltabida genomic region harbors:
- a CDS encoding TonB-dependent receptor, with translation MPVWAQSAEQPAGENAESTEIVVTATRRVERLIDVPQSITAVTSDDLARLNATQLRDYADTIPAMTVSSNGGAGRNQITLRGVTSGADVASTVGVYVDDVPYGGSTVFSINAGVALDAGLFDLERIEVLRGPQGTLYGSSSMGGLLKYVTRGPNLSEFESSVQAGLSITEKGDPSYNVAAAVSAPLVTDKIAVRAGGYYSRDGGFIDDVGRGEKNVGRANIYGGRLDVLLQPTDRLSIRLSGFAQDIHREGNAQVDYTPDGQLITGDLEQQRILREPFDQRFRVVSGTLNYDFGPATLTSITSYQTNDVRFRIDASALYVPLLGAFGLPVASTAVDGGVSTDKFTQEVRLSSSQSGTIEWIVGGFYTDEKSLAPSSLVGYNADGSLFPVDLLTANLPSTYKEVAAFGNVTVHLSEKFDVTGGLRYAYNRQTYTQNATGILAPSVPTLRSHEGVTTYLANARYRFSPHATAYVRFATGYRPGGPNIVTFDPITGAPLGPPTFRSDSLTSYEAGIRGETADRTFSIDAAGYHIDWDDMLISGIRNGLNSYINTGGAKIDGAELTLTARPVRSVNITGAFAYQDARLAADSPDLGGQKGDRLPTVPKFTAAINADYLGSGEGLSPTIGATLRFVSDRNAGFDANPNLPQYDLGDYVTIDLRAGATVGPAKVQFFVRNLFDVRGDVSAYMATAALGGPARVTVVQPRTFGVSLSGKF, from the coding sequence TTGCCGGTCTGGGCGCAGTCGGCTGAACAGCCCGCAGGCGAAAATGCGGAATCGACCGAAATCGTCGTGACGGCGACACGCCGCGTCGAGCGCCTCATCGATGTGCCTCAATCGATTACGGCGGTGACCTCGGATGATCTTGCGAGGCTCAATGCGACCCAATTGCGCGATTACGCAGATACGATCCCGGCCATGACAGTCAGTTCGAACGGTGGCGCGGGCCGCAACCAGATCACGCTTCGCGGCGTGACCTCGGGCGCCGACGTCGCATCTACCGTCGGCGTTTACGTCGATGACGTACCTTATGGAGGTAGCACGGTCTTCTCGATCAATGCCGGTGTGGCGCTTGACGCCGGCCTGTTCGACCTCGAACGGATCGAGGTGCTCCGCGGCCCGCAAGGGACGCTTTACGGTTCGAGTTCGATGGGCGGACTGCTGAAATATGTGACGCGCGGCCCCAATCTGAGCGAATTCGAAAGCAGCGTTCAGGCGGGTCTTTCCATCACCGAAAAGGGTGACCCCAGCTACAATGTGGCAGCAGCGGTCAGCGCTCCACTCGTCACCGACAAGATTGCTGTGCGTGCAGGCGGCTATTATTCGCGCGATGGCGGGTTCATCGACGATGTCGGGCGCGGCGAAAAGAATGTCGGGCGCGCGAACATTTATGGCGGCCGGCTCGACGTCCTGCTGCAGCCGACCGATCGGCTTTCGATTCGCCTGAGCGGATTTGCGCAAGACATCCACCGGGAGGGAAATGCCCAGGTCGATTACACCCCCGATGGCCAATTGATTACCGGGGATCTGGAGCAGCAGCGAATTCTTCGCGAGCCGTTTGATCAACGTTTCCGCGTCGTGAGCGGCACGCTCAACTATGATTTCGGGCCAGCAACGCTCACCTCGATCACCAGCTATCAGACCAATGATGTGCGCTTTCGGATCGACGCATCGGCGCTCTATGTACCTTTGCTTGGCGCGTTCGGCTTGCCGGTTGCTTCGACAGCCGTCGACGGCGGCGTCTCGACCGACAAATTCACGCAGGAAGTCCGGCTTTCTTCGTCGCAAAGCGGCACCATCGAATGGATAGTCGGGGGCTTCTATACCGATGAAAAGAGCCTCGCGCCCAGCAGCCTCGTAGGCTATAACGCGGACGGATCCTTGTTCCCCGTCGACTTGCTCACAGCCAATCTGCCCAGCACCTACAAGGAAGTCGCGGCCTTCGGAAACGTCACCGTCCATCTTTCCGAGAAGTTCGATGTCACAGGTGGTCTGAGATACGCTTATAACCGCCAGACCTACACTCAAAACGCTACCGGCATCCTCGCGCCCTCGGTGCCGACGCTTCGCTCGCACGAGGGGGTCACAACCTATCTCGCCAACGCGCGTTACCGTTTCAGCCCGCATGCAACCGCCTATGTCCGCTTTGCGACCGGCTATCGTCCCGGCGGACCCAACATCGTGACGTTCGATCCTATCACGGGGGCGCCACTGGGTCCGCCGACGTTCCGGTCGGACAGCCTCACCAGCTACGAGGCCGGTATCCGGGGCGAAACGGCAGACCGGACGTTCAGCATCGATGCCGCCGGATACCACATCGACTGGGACGACATGCTGATCTCCGGCATTCGTAACGGTCTGAACAGCTACATTAACACCGGCGGTGCGAAGATTGACGGCGCCGAACTGACGCTGACCGCGCGCCCGGTGCGAAGCGTGAATATTACCGGGGCATTTGCCTATCAGGACGCACGCCTGGCAGCCGACTCACCGGACCTCGGCGGGCAAAAGGGCGATCGCTTGCCGACTGTTCCCAAGTTCACCGCGGCGATCAACGCGGACTATCTCGGCAGCGGTGAAGGGCTCAGCCCCACGATCGGCGCGACACTGCGATTCGTCTCCGATCGAAACGCGGGGTTCGATGCGAACCCGAACCTTCCGCAATATGACCTCGGCGACTATGTCACGATCGACTTGCGCGCCGGCGCGACTGTGGGGCCGGCCAAAGTCCAATTTTTCGTCCGCAATCTGTTTGACGTCCGCGGCGACGTCTCTGCCTACATGGCAACGGCGGCGCTCGGGGGGCCGGCACGCGTGACGGTCGTTCAGCCGCGAACCTTCGGGGTCAGCCTCTCGGGTAAATTCTGA
- a CDS encoding metal-dependent hydrolase family protein, translating into MKTLFRNALIFDGVSRDLREGDVLIEEGVIVEVSEQAIKTDAERVVEAGGRTLMPGLIDLHVHIWAADMNVARLSQMPTEYYSLYAAQFLQSTLDRGFTTLRDAGGTDAGFAMAIEKGFIKSPRFYHSGRYISQTGGHGDFREGHEQHFSDCMCCPPRHERFTAIADGADAVRKAVREEFRRGARAIKIMASGGVASPTDPLDKLQFTDAEIQAAVEEAAMRGSYIFAHCHPDIAIRRCSELGVRCIEHVSMVSPETAAIMAKNGTYGVPTLAVVQAFYEDGAKFGLPATSISKMQNLLEAMTEGLVHMKNAGVKIGFGTDLLAEHNNRQGIEFGLRAEVLDPYDILISATSVAAEIIMEEGRLGVIAPGAYADILLVDGNPMNDITILGQGGQNFPVIMKAGEFHKMAL; encoded by the coding sequence ATGAAAACTCTTTTCCGCAATGCGCTGATCTTTGACGGGGTGTCGCGCGACCTTCGCGAAGGTGATGTTCTGATCGAAGAGGGCGTCATCGTCGAAGTAAGCGAGCAGGCAATCAAGACTGATGCGGAGCGCGTCGTCGAGGCGGGTGGCCGGACCCTGATGCCCGGGCTAATCGATCTTCATGTCCACATCTGGGCCGCGGACATGAATGTCGCGAGGCTGTCGCAGATGCCGACCGAATATTACTCGCTCTATGCAGCGCAATTTCTTCAGTCGACGCTGGATCGCGGGTTTACCACCTTGCGCGATGCTGGCGGGACCGATGCGGGATTCGCGATGGCGATCGAAAAGGGCTTCATCAAAAGCCCGCGCTTCTATCATAGCGGGCGTTACATCTCGCAGACCGGCGGTCACGGCGATTTTCGCGAGGGTCACGAGCAGCATTTCTCCGACTGCATGTGCTGCCCGCCGCGCCACGAGCGCTTTACCGCCATAGCTGATGGCGCGGACGCGGTGCGCAAGGCGGTTCGCGAGGAATTCCGGCGCGGGGCGCGAGCGATCAAGATCATGGCATCCGGCGGCGTTGCGAGCCCGACCGATCCGCTGGACAAGCTGCAGTTCACCGATGCCGAGATCCAGGCTGCGGTGGAAGAAGCGGCAATGCGCGGCTCCTATATCTTCGCGCACTGCCATCCCGACATCGCGATCCGCCGCTGCTCGGAACTCGGCGTGCGGTGCATCGAACATGTATCGATGGTCTCGCCGGAAACCGCAGCCATCATGGCGAAGAACGGAACCTATGGCGTGCCGACGCTCGCGGTCGTTCAAGCCTTTTACGAAGACGGCGCGAAGTTCGGACTGCCCGCGACAAGCATCAGCAAGATGCAGAACCTTCTGGAAGCCATGACGGAAGGCCTGGTGCATATGAAGAACGCCGGCGTCAAGATCGGGTTCGGAACCGATCTGCTGGCTGAGCACAATAATCGCCAGGGAATTGAGTTCGGTCTGCGCGCCGAGGTCCTGGACCCCTATGATATTCTCATTTCCGCCACGTCGGTGGCCGCCGAGATTATTATGGAGGAAGGGCGATTGGGGGTCATCGCGCCGGGCGCCTATGCCGATATCCTGTTGGTCGACGGAAATCCGATGAACGACATTACGATTCTGGGGCAGGGCGGGCAAAATTTTCCTGTCATCATGAAGGCGGGCGAGTTCCACAAGATGGCGCTGTAA
- a CDS encoding serine hydrolase domain-containing protein, with translation MSSSFRFEHATVGEVGLSRSMLAEFDSYLDGSVARAEAPGYVFMLLRGDQLIHSHVTGFADWESRAPLQPDSIFTLYSMSKPFAAVAMMLLHEDGRWQLDDPVSKFLPEFEDIAALPGSKATRGPTIRETFTHTAGFILGATPEERMATIESISWHKARSLTELIGRYAKMPLGYEPGSAYEYGVATDLQAEIVERLTGERFDLFLKRRVFDPLGMVDTGFQLSYEQSRRLARGHRLDLETGRLRAATPDEQIESIFPMGGTSFKSTAHDFALFCRMLLNRGKLGNVQILTAESVDLMLANHLSDKFMEAVYPILHYRIGQGNGHAMNGMVCVDPARAGRPVGKGTYEWGGAFGAWFWIDPEHDIACIGMTNRGRLGEERPPEVVAQDIIYRALGADGVHGM, from the coding sequence ATGTCGTCGTCTTTTCGTTTCGAGCATGCGACCGTGGGCGAGGTGGGGTTGTCGAGGTCGATGCTCGCCGAATTCGACAGTTACCTGGATGGATCGGTCGCCCGCGCCGAGGCCCCGGGCTATGTGTTCATGCTTCTTCGCGGCGATCAGCTCATCCATAGCCATGTCACGGGGTTTGCGGACTGGGAAAGTCGCGCGCCGCTCCAGCCCGACTCGATTTTCACCCTTTACTCGATGAGCAAGCCCTTCGCTGCGGTCGCGATGATGCTGTTGCACGAAGATGGCAGGTGGCAGCTCGACGATCCCGTCTCGAAGTTTCTGCCGGAGTTTGAAGACATCGCGGCGCTTCCGGGGAGCAAGGCCACGCGTGGGCCGACGATCCGCGAGACGTTCACGCACACAGCGGGTTTCATCCTCGGCGCGACGCCCGAGGAGCGGATGGCGACGATAGAATCGATCTCATGGCACAAGGCGCGCTCCTTGACCGAATTGATCGGCCGCTACGCAAAGATGCCGCTCGGCTATGAACCAGGATCGGCTTATGAATATGGCGTAGCGACCGACCTGCAGGCGGAAATCGTAGAGCGGCTGACCGGCGAGCGCTTCGACCTGTTTCTGAAGCGGCGCGTTTTCGATCCGCTGGGCATGGTCGATACGGGCTTCCAACTGAGTTATGAGCAGAGCCGGCGGCTCGCACGCGGTCACCGGCTCGACCTGGAGACCGGTCGGCTTCGCGCCGCCACGCCGGACGAGCAGATCGAATCGATTTTCCCGATGGGCGGTACATCGTTCAAGTCGACGGCGCATGATTTTGCGCTGTTCTGCCGGATGTTGTTGAACCGCGGGAAGCTCGGGAATGTCCAGATACTGACTGCGGAAAGCGTCGATCTGATGCTTGCCAATCATCTCAGCGACAAATTCATGGAGGCTGTTTACCCGATCCTTCATTATCGCATCGGCCAAGGGAACGGCCACGCGATGAACGGGATGGTCTGCGTCGATCCGGCGCGCGCCGGCCGGCCCGTGGGCAAGGGGACATATGAGTGGGGTGGGGCGTTCGGCGCCTGGTTCTGGATCGACCCCGAACATGACATTGCCTGCATCGGGATGACCAATCGCGGCCGGCTCGGCGAAGAGCGCCCGCCAGAGGTCGTCGCCCAAGACATTATCTACCGGGCGCTTGGAGCTGATGGCGTTCACGGGATGTGA
- a CDS encoding serine hydrolase domain-containing protein: MIFHLSSLENIRSIARGKERHMPHFKFAPALANEAGFSPDVLAELDSYFDVMVANGEIPGQVMLLARGDKLVRGHVTGFADWETKRPLSPDAVFPLYSMSKPLTAVAMLLLYEEGKWDLDDPLAQYLPEFDGIEKLGESGATRGPTLRETFTHTAGFSIGKTPEQMAANAAKLDFASRRSLSDLVEKIATMPLGYEPGSAWEYSVATDLQAEIVERLSGERVDLFLKRRVFDPLGMNDTSFILDDKQSQRLVLGHVFDAEAGRLRQAAQAERFESIFPMGGTSYKTTALDFARFARMLLNRGSLGDVQVLKPESVDLMLQNHLSEAFCENRYPVLHYTIGQGNGHGLNGMVCVDPERAGRPVGRGTYEWGGAFGTWFWIDPENDILCVGMGNCARSPTNLRPPEIVAQELVYRAVLTN, translated from the coding sequence ATGATTTTCCATCTTTCTTCCTTGGAAAATATTCGTTCAATCGCGCGTGGTAAGGAGAGACATATGCCTCATTTCAAATTTGCCCCCGCGCTTGCGAATGAAGCCGGGTTTTCACCCGATGTGTTGGCCGAGCTGGACAGCTACTTCGATGTCATGGTCGCGAATGGCGAGATACCGGGACAGGTCATGCTGCTTGCGCGCGGCGACAAGCTTGTACGGGGGCATGTAACCGGCTTTGCGGATTGGGAAACCAAGCGGCCGTTGTCACCCGATGCGGTCTTTCCGCTTTATTCGATGAGTAAACCCCTCACGGCCGTTGCCATGTTGTTACTCTACGAAGAGGGAAAATGGGATCTCGACGATCCGCTCGCCCAATATCTTCCGGAGTTCGACGGCATAGAAAAATTGGGGGAGAGCGGTGCTACGCGAGGTCCCACGCTCCGTGAAACCTTCACACACACGGCGGGCTTCAGCATCGGAAAAACGCCCGAGCAAATGGCGGCGAACGCGGCAAAGCTCGATTTCGCAAGCCGGCGGTCGCTCAGCGATCTGGTCGAAAAGATCGCGACGATGCCGCTGGGCTATGAACCAGGCTCGGCGTGGGAATATAGCGTTGCAACCGATCTGCAGGCCGAGATTGTCGAACGCCTGTCTGGAGAGCGTGTCGATCTGTTCCTGAAGCGGCGCGTCTTCGATCCGCTGGGCATGAATGATACGAGTTTCATACTCGACGACAAACAATCGCAGAGACTGGTGCTGGGTCATGTCTTTGACGCCGAAGCGGGGAGGCTGAGGCAAGCGGCGCAGGCAGAACGCTTCGAGTCCATTTTTCCGATGGGCGGAACATCGTACAAGACCACTGCGCTCGATTTCGCTCGCTTCGCGCGGATGCTGCTCAACCGCGGCTCGCTCGGCGACGTGCAGGTGCTAAAGCCCGAGAGCGTCGATCTGATGCTGCAGAACCACCTCTCCGAGGCATTTTGCGAGAACCGGTATCCGGTGCTGCATTATACCATCGGTCAAGGTAACGGGCATGGGCTCAACGGGATGGTTTGTGTCGATCCCGAGCGCGCCGGCCGGCCGGTTGGCCGCGGGACGTATGAGTGGGGCGGGGCCTTCGGAACATGGTTCTGGATCGACCCCGAAAACGACATTTTGTGCGTCGGCATGGGAAATTGCGCACGCAGCCCGACCAATTTGCGGCCACCCGAAATCGTGGCGCAGGAACTGGTTTATCGCGCAGTTCTGACGAACTGA
- a CDS encoding spinster family MFS transporter, translating to MQQADGTMQSSGAGPVVPAAGPWERYTPRERNLLLLVLFLVGTSNFVDRNIIGVLLEPINAEFGVSDTMLGLLSGLSFAVFYATLGLPVARWADRGDRRFIITLSLTVWSLMTTLCGLTQSFWQLALARIGVGAGEAGAIPPAQSLIADYFPPDRRARAIGIFMLSSMAGYILGMAGGGWIAQTYGWRAAFLAVGLPGLALAVLARWVLKEPRNLPQFRVDPTAQESIGETGRALFAKPAYRNIVWAMIIYYLMAYGALIFTVPFVIRVHGLTVVEAGAIVGGVSAVGAVLGSVFGGSLADRLARQDLAGFAWLPGWGLIVALPLYEAALLAPSVTAMAAILLVASTLLAGVVPPIFAALLSVCGSSRRAMAVAIVFFFANLIGLGAGPVIAGMLSDYFAVAYGPAEGLRYAMMIMMCAFLPSGFFMLRAARTMRSDSED from the coding sequence ATGCAACAGGCGGACGGAACGATGCAGTCGAGTGGCGCCGGCCCGGTCGTCCCCGCGGCCGGACCGTGGGAACGTTACACTCCGCGCGAGCGCAACCTGCTGCTGCTCGTTCTCTTTCTGGTCGGCACGTCCAATTTCGTCGATCGCAACATCATCGGCGTGCTTCTCGAGCCCATAAATGCCGAATTCGGCGTATCGGACACGATGCTGGGGTTGCTGTCGGGACTTTCGTTCGCTGTCTTCTATGCGACATTGGGTTTGCCAGTTGCCCGCTGGGCGGATCGTGGCGATCGCCGCTTCATCATCACGCTGTCGCTCACTGTGTGGAGCCTGATGACCACGCTATGCGGGTTGACGCAAAGTTTCTGGCAGCTTGCCCTCGCACGCATCGGAGTGGGCGCCGGGGAGGCGGGAGCTATACCTCCAGCGCAAAGTCTGATTGCCGACTATTTCCCACCTGATCGCCGCGCGCGGGCGATCGGCATCTTCATGCTGTCTTCGATGGCGGGATATATTCTTGGCATGGCGGGCGGCGGCTGGATCGCGCAAACCTACGGGTGGCGAGCAGCCTTTTTGGCCGTCGGTCTGCCCGGCCTGGCGCTCGCGGTATTGGCGCGATGGGTCCTCAAGGAACCGAGGAATTTGCCGCAGTTCCGCGTCGACCCGACGGCGCAGGAGAGCATTGGCGAAACCGGCCGGGCTCTTTTCGCCAAACCGGCTTACCGCAACATCGTCTGGGCAATGATCATCTATTATCTCATGGCTTATGGCGCGCTGATCTTTACGGTTCCCTTCGTGATCCGTGTCCACGGTCTCACAGTCGTTGAGGCGGGCGCCATCGTCGGGGGTGTCTCGGCCGTGGGAGCCGTGCTCGGCAGCGTCTTCGGCGGCAGCTTGGCCGACCGTCTCGCCAGGCAGGATCTAGCCGGATTTGCGTGGCTACCGGGCTGGGGCTTGATCGTTGCGCTACCGCTCTACGAGGCAGCCCTTCTCGCACCAAGTGTGACCGCAATGGCTGCGATCCTTTTGGTCGCGAGCACATTGCTGGCCGGAGTCGTGCCGCCGATCTTCGCGGCACTGCTCAGCGTGTGCGGCTCGTCGCGCCGTGCGATGGCGGTAGCGATCGTCTTTTTCTTCGCCAATCTGATCGGATTGGGTGCGGGGCCAGTCATCGCGGGGATGCTGAGTGATTATTTTGCGGTTGCTTACGGACCTGCCGAAGGACTGCGATACGCGATGATGATCATGATGTGCGCGTTTCTCCCGAGCGGCTTTTTCATGCTGCGAGCCGCGCGAACGATGCGTTCGGACTCCGAAGATTGA